The Littorina saxatilis isolate snail1 linkage group LG13, US_GU_Lsax_2.0, whole genome shotgun sequence genome contains a region encoding:
- the LOC138983673 gene encoding uncharacterized protein, with translation MRRMDERSPSFWSEDKSGTKRAHRSPTGETPTAKRQAIADNHSGKSAARKSLFQNESSALNSTRDFKSPSGHIVPQPNYKSFSCFGTWEMGFLLTVKQKMQRGCFFGSTSRSCM, from the exons ATGCGCAGAATG GATGAAAGAAGCCCATCGTTTTGGTCAGAGGACAAATCTGGGACAAAGAGGGCACACAGGTCACCAACAGGAGAGACGCCTACTGCAAAACGCCAG gcAATAGCAGACAACCACAGTGGTAAATCTGCAGCAAGAAAGTCGCTTTTTCAG AATGAATCCAGTGCATTAAATTCAACGAGGGATTTCAAGTCGCCATCTGGACATATTGTCCCACAACCAAACTACAAG agcTTTTCCTGCTTTGGAACTTGGGAGATGGGATTCCTGTTGACCGTGAAGCAGAAAATGCAGAGAGGGTGCTTCTTCGGGAGTACAAGCAGAAGTTGTATGTGA